From a region of the Syngnathus typhle isolate RoL2023-S1 ecotype Sweden linkage group LG12, RoL_Styp_1.0, whole genome shotgun sequence genome:
- the smad4a gene encoding mothers against decapentaplegic homolog 4a isoform X1 translates to MSIANTPTSNDACLSIVHSLMCHRQGGESESFAKRAIESLVKKLKEKKDELDSLITAITTNGAHPSKCVTIQRTLDGRLQVAGRKGFPHVVYARLWRWPDLHKNELKHVKYCQYAFDLKCDNVCVNPYHYERVVSPGIDLSGLTLSSTGPLMVKDEYDYDNQQSHPSADSHLQTIQHPPSRPGPPDTFGSPALLPPTEGSSSAATSAFSAIGAGPSNSTSNWNRNSSFTSAVPHQNGHLQHHTPMPHTGHYWSVSNEIAFQPPISNHPAPEYWCSIAYFEMDVQVGETFKVPSTCPIVTVDGYVDPSGGDRFCLGQLSNVHRTENIERARLHIGKGVQLECKGEGDVWVRCLSDHAVFVQSYYLDREAGRAPGDAVHKIYPSAYIKVRREPRAILVVRSSSRSTRWCCLRQVFDLRQCHRQMQQQAATAQAAAAAQAAAVAGNIPGPGSVGGIAPAISLSAAAGIGVDDLRRLCILRMSFVKGWGPDYPRQSIKETPCWIEIHLHRALQLLDEVLHTMPIADPQPLD, encoded by the exons ATGTCCATCGCCAACACCCCCACGAGCAATGACGCCTGCCTCAGCATCGTGCACAGCCTGATGTGCCACAGACAAGGTGGGGAGAGCGAGAGCTTCGCCAAGCGGGCCATCGAGAGCCTGGTCAAGAAGCTGAAGGAGAAGAAAGACGAGCTGGACTCCCTCATCACGGCCATCACCACCAACGGGGCGCATCCCAGCAAATGTGTGACCATACAGCGCACATTGGACGGCCGCCTACAG gTCGCTGGACGTAAAGGTTTCCCTCACGTTGTGTATGCGCGATTGTGGCGCTGGCCCGATCTGCACAAAAACGAGTTAAAACATGTCAAATACTGCCAGTATGCCTTTGACCTCAAATGTGACAACGTTTGCGTCAATCCGTACCACTACGAGAGAGTGGTCTCGCCAGGCATCG ACTTATCAGGACTGACGCTTTCAAGCACAG GTCCACTCATGGTAAAAGACGAGTACGACTACGACAATCAGCAATCTCACCCCAGCGCCGACAGCCACCTGCAGACAATCCAGCATCCTCCGTCCAGGCCGGGCCCGCCAGACACCTTTGGTAGCCCCGCCCTCCTCCCGCCAACAGAGGGCAGCAGCTCGGCTGCAACATCCGCATTTTCCGCCATTGGCGCGGGACCCTCAA ATTCCACCTCCAACTGGAACCGAAACAGCAGCTTCACGTCTGCGGTGCCGCATCAAAATGGCCACCTACAGCACCATACGCCCATGCCTCATACAGGACATTACT GGTCTGTTAGCAACGAAATAGCATTCCAACCACCAATATCCAATCACCCCG CTCCAGAATACTGGTGCTCCATCGCGTACTTTGAGATGGACGTCCAGGTCGGCGAGACGTTCAAGGTGCCCTCCACGTGCCCGATAGTGACGGTGGACGGTTACGTGGACCCCTCGGGAGGCGACCGCTTCTGCCTGGGCCAGCTCAGCAACGTCCACAGAACGGAAAACATTGAGAGAGCCAG GCTTCATATCGGCAAAGGCGTTCAGCTGGAATGCAAAGGCGAAGGAGATGTGTGGGTACGCTGCTTGAGCGACCACGCCGTGTTTGTGCAGAGCTACTACCTGGACCGAGAGGCGGGGCGTGCCCCCGGGGATGCCGTCCACAAGATCTACCCCAGCGCTTACATCAAGGTGAGACGAGAACCTCGCGCCATCCTCGTGGTCCGCTCAAGTTCTCGCTCAACCCGCTGGTGTTGTCTCCGCCAGGTGTTTGACCTGCGTCAGTGCCATAGGCAGATGCAGCAGCAGGCGGCTACTGcccaagcggcggcggcggcccaggcAGCCGCCGTGGCCGGAAATATACCCGGCCCGGGTTCCGTGGGCGGAATCGCTCCCGCAATCA GTTTGTCCGCGGCGGCGGGCATCGGCGTGGACGACTTGCGCCGGCTGTGCATCCTGCGGATGAGCTTTGTCAAGGGCTGGGGGCCCGACTACCCGCGGCAAAGCATCAAGGAGACACCCTGCTGGATCGAGATTCACCTCCACCGTGCTCTGCAGCTGCTGGACGAGGTACTGCACACCATGCCCATCGCGGACCCACAGCCTCTTGACTAA
- the smad4a gene encoding mothers against decapentaplegic homolog 4a isoform X2: MSIANTPTSNDACLSIVHSLMCHRQGGESESFAKRAIESLVKKLKEKKDELDSLITAITTNGAHPSKCVTIQRTLDGRLQVAGRKGFPHVVYARLWRWPDLHKNELKHVKYCQYAFDLKCDNVCVNPYHYERVVSPGIDLSGLTLSSTGPLMVKDEYDYDNQQSHPSADSHLQTIQHPPSRPGPPDTFGSPALLPPTEGSSSAATSAFSAIGAGPSNSTSNWNRNSSFTSAVPHQNGHLQHHTPMPHTGHYWSVSNEIAFQPPISNHPAPEYWCSIAYFEMDVQVGETFKVPSTCPIVTVDGYVDPSGGDRFCLGQLSNVHRTENIERARLHIGKGVQLECKGEGDVWVRCLSDHAVFVQSYYLDREAGRAPGDAVHKIYPSAYIKVFDLRQCHRQMQQQAATAQAAAAAQAAAVAGNIPGPGSVGGIAPAISLSAAAGIGVDDLRRLCILRMSFVKGWGPDYPRQSIKETPCWIEIHLHRALQLLDEVLHTMPIADPQPLD, encoded by the exons ATGTCCATCGCCAACACCCCCACGAGCAATGACGCCTGCCTCAGCATCGTGCACAGCCTGATGTGCCACAGACAAGGTGGGGAGAGCGAGAGCTTCGCCAAGCGGGCCATCGAGAGCCTGGTCAAGAAGCTGAAGGAGAAGAAAGACGAGCTGGACTCCCTCATCACGGCCATCACCACCAACGGGGCGCATCCCAGCAAATGTGTGACCATACAGCGCACATTGGACGGCCGCCTACAG gTCGCTGGACGTAAAGGTTTCCCTCACGTTGTGTATGCGCGATTGTGGCGCTGGCCCGATCTGCACAAAAACGAGTTAAAACATGTCAAATACTGCCAGTATGCCTTTGACCTCAAATGTGACAACGTTTGCGTCAATCCGTACCACTACGAGAGAGTGGTCTCGCCAGGCATCG ACTTATCAGGACTGACGCTTTCAAGCACAG GTCCACTCATGGTAAAAGACGAGTACGACTACGACAATCAGCAATCTCACCCCAGCGCCGACAGCCACCTGCAGACAATCCAGCATCCTCCGTCCAGGCCGGGCCCGCCAGACACCTTTGGTAGCCCCGCCCTCCTCCCGCCAACAGAGGGCAGCAGCTCGGCTGCAACATCCGCATTTTCCGCCATTGGCGCGGGACCCTCAA ATTCCACCTCCAACTGGAACCGAAACAGCAGCTTCACGTCTGCGGTGCCGCATCAAAATGGCCACCTACAGCACCATACGCCCATGCCTCATACAGGACATTACT GGTCTGTTAGCAACGAAATAGCATTCCAACCACCAATATCCAATCACCCCG CTCCAGAATACTGGTGCTCCATCGCGTACTTTGAGATGGACGTCCAGGTCGGCGAGACGTTCAAGGTGCCCTCCACGTGCCCGATAGTGACGGTGGACGGTTACGTGGACCCCTCGGGAGGCGACCGCTTCTGCCTGGGCCAGCTCAGCAACGTCCACAGAACGGAAAACATTGAGAGAGCCAG GCTTCATATCGGCAAAGGCGTTCAGCTGGAATGCAAAGGCGAAGGAGATGTGTGGGTACGCTGCTTGAGCGACCACGCCGTGTTTGTGCAGAGCTACTACCTGGACCGAGAGGCGGGGCGTGCCCCCGGGGATGCCGTCCACAAGATCTACCCCAGCGCTTACATCAAG GTGTTTGACCTGCGTCAGTGCCATAGGCAGATGCAGCAGCAGGCGGCTACTGcccaagcggcggcggcggcccaggcAGCCGCCGTGGCCGGAAATATACCCGGCCCGGGTTCCGTGGGCGGAATCGCTCCCGCAATCA GTTTGTCCGCGGCGGCGGGCATCGGCGTGGACGACTTGCGCCGGCTGTGCATCCTGCGGATGAGCTTTGTCAAGGGCTGGGGGCCCGACTACCCGCGGCAAAGCATCAAGGAGACACCCTGCTGGATCGAGATTCACCTCCACCGTGCTCTGCAGCTGCTGGACGAGGTACTGCACACCATGCCCATCGCGGACCCACAGCCTCTTGACTAA
- the rfx3 gene encoding transcription factor RFX3 isoform X3 → MQTPEAGADSTSTVPIQTSVPVQPAGSTQQLPVQQQVTPSPSQSRLTSESLMPFSAIAFQTQTVQQVQHVYPAQVQYVEENSGVYTNGNIRTYSYSEPQLYSQNSGGSYFDTQGSSSQVSTVVTAHGMANNSGGGGNGGMSMGLAGAQVIGSGSGAYLMDNAAAHPAAQTARASPATLQWLLDNYETAEGVSLPRSTLYNHYLRHCQEQKLDPVNAASFGKLIRSIFMGLRTRRLGTRGNSKYHYYGIRVKPDSPLNRLQEDMQYMALRQQPVQQKQRFKPVPKFDTSPTENYSSGGQNQPGAAEQTVIAQSQHHQQFLDASRALPDFAELDLGQSNPENISTEDVKALQSLYREHCEAILDVVINLQFSLIEKLWQTFWRYTPPDTVEGATITENSSVSEIEARLPQPRLMALCRHEAVLKWMSTCDHLMYQALVEILIPDVLRPIPSALTQAIRNFAKSLESWLNNAMNAIPQRMIQTKVAAVSAFAQTLRRYTSLNHLAQAARAVLQNTSQINQMLSDLNRVDFANVQEQASWVCQCEEGMVQHLEQDFKATLQQQSSLEQWAAWLDNVVTQVLKPYEQRPSFPKAARQFLLKWSFYSSMVIRDLTLRSAASFGSFHLIRLLYDEYMFYLVEHRVAQATGETPIGVMGEFDSLNSLSLTNVDKDETSGMDSDLDEEPEESGEPLAKREKSEHEVIQVIQVGALEDGSHPVVGVVQPNILHSLPQSPRDHSEHILTPSAGTPTIRHCSATGNTYASV, encoded by the exons ATGCAGACCCCCGAAGCAGGCGCTGACTCCACCTCCACCGTCCCTATTCAGACCAGCGTGCCTGTCCAGCCGGCCGGTTCAACCCAGCAGCTGCCTGTCCAGCAACAGGTAACGCCTTCACCGTCGCAAAGTCGTTTAACCTCGGAATCTTTAATGCCTTTCTCGGCCATTGCATTCCAGACGCAGACAGTTCAACAGGTCCAGCATGTTTACCCAGCGCAGGTGCAGTACGTGGAAGAAAACAGCGGCGTCTACACCAACGGCAACAT AAGAACCTACTCGTACTCGGAGCCGCAGCTATACAGCCAGAACAGCGGCGGGAGCTACTTTGACACGCAAGGGAGCTCGTCCCAAGTGTCCACGGTGGTCACCGCCCACGGGATGGCCAATAACAGCGGCGGCGGGGGGAACGGAGGCATGAGCATGGGCCTGGCGGGGGCTCAGGTAATCGGTAGCGGTTCCGGGGCCTACCTCATGGACAACGCCGCCGCCCACCCTGCTGCCCAGACTGCACGAGCCTCCCCGGCGACT CTGCAGTGGCTGCTGGACAACTACGAAACAGCAGAAGGTGTGAGTCTCCCGCGATCCACCCTCTACAATCACTACCTGCGCCACTGCCAGGAGCAGAAACTGGACCCGGTCAACGCAGCGTCCTTCGGCAAACTCATTCGCTCCATCTTCATGGGACTCCGCACGAGGCGCCTCGGGACGAG GGGGAACTCCAAATACCATTACTATGGTATCCGCGTCAAGCCCGACTCCCCGCTCAACAGACTCCAGGAGGACATGCAGTATATGGCTCTCAGGCAGCAACCCGTTCAGCAGAAACAGAG GTTCAAACCAGTGCCCAAGTTTGACACCAGCCCCACAGAGAACTACTCCAGCGGGGGTCAAAACCAGCCAGGGGCAGCAGAGCAGACAGTCATCGCACAGAGTCAGCACCACCAGCAGTTTTTGG ATGCATCGCGGGCACTCCCCGACTTTGCGGAGTTGGACCTGGGGCAGAGCAATCCGGAGAACATCAGCACTGAGGACGTCAAGGCTCTCCAATCACTTTACAGGGAGCACTGTGAG GCTATCCTGGACGTGGTCATCAACCTGCAGTTTAGTCTCATTGAAAAGCTTTGGCAAACGTTTTGGCGTTACACTCCGCCCGACACCGTAGAGGGCGCCACTATAACGGAAAACAG CAGCGTAAGTGAGATTGAAGCCCGACTCCCGCAGCCGCGGCTGATGGCGCTGTGCAGACACGAAGCCGTGCTCAAGTGGATGAGCACCTGCGACCATCTGATGTACCAGGCCCTTGTGGAGATCCTCATCCCCGATGTCCTGAGACCCATTCCCA GTGCCTTGACTCAAGCCATTCGTAATTTTGCCAAAAGCCTGGAAAGCTGGCTCAATAATGCCATGAATGCGATTCCGCAGAGGATGATCCAGACCAAG gttGCCGCTGTTAGTGCCTTTGCGCAAACCCTACGCAGATACACATCTTTGAACCACCTGGCTCAAGCGGCACGCGCCGTGTTGCAAAACACGTCGCAGATCAACCAGATGCTAAGCGACCTCAACCGGGTCGACTTTGCCAACGTACAG GAGCAAGCCTCGTGGGTGTGCCAGTGCGAGGAGGGCATGGTGCAGCACTTGGAGCAGGACTTCAAGGCTACCCTACAGCAGCAAAGCTCCCTGGAGCAGTGGGCGGCCTGGCTGGACAACGTGGTCACGCAAGTACTGAAGCCCTACGAGCAGCGGCCCAGTTTCCCCAAGGCGGCCCGGCAGTTCCTACTCAAGTGGTCCTTCTACAG TTCGATGGTCATTCGGGACCTGACCCTGCGCAGTGCCGCAAGCTTTGGTTCTTTCCACCTGATCCGCCTGCTCTACGACGAGTACATGTTCTACCTGGTGGAGCATCGAGTGGCCCAAGCTACCGGAGAGACTCCCATCGGAGTCATGGGCGAG tttGACAGCCTGAACAGCCTGTCGCTTACAAACGTCGATAAAG ATGAAACGAGCGGCATGGACAGCGATTTAGACGAGGAGCCCGAGGAATCCGGGGAACCTCTGGCCAAACGCGAAAAGTCGGAGCACGAGGTGATCCAGGTGATCCAGGTGGGCGCCCTGGAGGACGGATCCCATCCGGTAGTTGGCGTGGTCCAGCCCAACAtcctccactccctccctcagTCTCCGCGGGACCACAGCGAGCACATTCTGACCCCCTCGGCCGGCACCCCCACCATCCGCCACTGCAGCGCTACGGGCAACACCTACGCCTCGGTTTGA
- the rfx3 gene encoding transcription factor RFX3 isoform X1, translating to MQTPEAGADSTSTVPIQTSVPVQPAGSTQQLPVQQQVTPSPSQSRLTSESLMPFSAIAFQTQTVQQVQHVYPAQVQYVEENSGVYTNGNIRTYSYSEPQLYSQNSGGSYFDTQGSSSQVSTVVTAHGMANNSGGGGNGGMSMGLAGAQVIGSGSGAYLMDNAAAHPAAQTARASPATIEMAIETLQKSEGLSSQRSSLLNSHLQWLLDNYETAEGVSLPRSTLYNHYLRHCQEQKLDPVNAASFGKLIRSIFMGLRTRRLGTRGNSKYHYYGIRVKPDSPLNRLQEDMQYMALRQQPVQQKQRFKPVPKFDTSPTENYSSGGQNQPGAAEQTVIAQSQHHQQFLDASRALPDFAELDLGQSNPENISTEDVKALQSLYREHCEAILDVVINLQFSLIEKLWQTFWRYTPPDTVEGATITENSSVSEIEARLPQPRLMALCRHEAVLKWMSTCDHLMYQALVEILIPDVLRPIPSALTQAIRNFAKSLESWLNNAMNAIPQRMIQTKVAAVSAFAQTLRRYTSLNHLAQAARAVLQNTSQINQMLSDLNRVDFANVQEQASWVCQCEEGMVQHLEQDFKATLQQQSSLEQWAAWLDNVVTQVLKPYEQRPSFPKAARQFLLKWSFYSSMVIRDLTLRSAASFGSFHLIRLLYDEYMFYLVEHRVAQATGETPIGVMGEFDSLNSLSLTNVDKDETSGMDSDLDEEPEESGEPLAKREKSEHEVIQVIQVGALEDGSHPVVGVVQPNILHSLPQSPRDHSEHILTPSAGTPTIRHCSATGNTYASV from the exons ATGCAGACCCCCGAAGCAGGCGCTGACTCCACCTCCACCGTCCCTATTCAGACCAGCGTGCCTGTCCAGCCGGCCGGTTCAACCCAGCAGCTGCCTGTCCAGCAACAGGTAACGCCTTCACCGTCGCAAAGTCGTTTAACCTCGGAATCTTTAATGCCTTTCTCGGCCATTGCATTCCAGACGCAGACAGTTCAACAGGTCCAGCATGTTTACCCAGCGCAGGTGCAGTACGTGGAAGAAAACAGCGGCGTCTACACCAACGGCAACAT AAGAACCTACTCGTACTCGGAGCCGCAGCTATACAGCCAGAACAGCGGCGGGAGCTACTTTGACACGCAAGGGAGCTCGTCCCAAGTGTCCACGGTGGTCACCGCCCACGGGATGGCCAATAACAGCGGCGGCGGGGGGAACGGAGGCATGAGCATGGGCCTGGCGGGGGCTCAGGTAATCGGTAGCGGTTCCGGGGCCTACCTCATGGACAACGCCGCCGCCCACCCTGCTGCCCAGACTGCACGAGCCTCCCCGGCGACT ATTGAAATGGCGATTGAGACGCTCCAAAAATCGGAGGGTTTATCCAGTCAGAGAAGCTCGCTGCTCAACAGCCAT CTGCAGTGGCTGCTGGACAACTACGAAACAGCAGAAGGTGTGAGTCTCCCGCGATCCACCCTCTACAATCACTACCTGCGCCACTGCCAGGAGCAGAAACTGGACCCGGTCAACGCAGCGTCCTTCGGCAAACTCATTCGCTCCATCTTCATGGGACTCCGCACGAGGCGCCTCGGGACGAG GGGGAACTCCAAATACCATTACTATGGTATCCGCGTCAAGCCCGACTCCCCGCTCAACAGACTCCAGGAGGACATGCAGTATATGGCTCTCAGGCAGCAACCCGTTCAGCAGAAACAGAG GTTCAAACCAGTGCCCAAGTTTGACACCAGCCCCACAGAGAACTACTCCAGCGGGGGTCAAAACCAGCCAGGGGCAGCAGAGCAGACAGTCATCGCACAGAGTCAGCACCACCAGCAGTTTTTGG ATGCATCGCGGGCACTCCCCGACTTTGCGGAGTTGGACCTGGGGCAGAGCAATCCGGAGAACATCAGCACTGAGGACGTCAAGGCTCTCCAATCACTTTACAGGGAGCACTGTGAG GCTATCCTGGACGTGGTCATCAACCTGCAGTTTAGTCTCATTGAAAAGCTTTGGCAAACGTTTTGGCGTTACACTCCGCCCGACACCGTAGAGGGCGCCACTATAACGGAAAACAG CAGCGTAAGTGAGATTGAAGCCCGACTCCCGCAGCCGCGGCTGATGGCGCTGTGCAGACACGAAGCCGTGCTCAAGTGGATGAGCACCTGCGACCATCTGATGTACCAGGCCCTTGTGGAGATCCTCATCCCCGATGTCCTGAGACCCATTCCCA GTGCCTTGACTCAAGCCATTCGTAATTTTGCCAAAAGCCTGGAAAGCTGGCTCAATAATGCCATGAATGCGATTCCGCAGAGGATGATCCAGACCAAG gttGCCGCTGTTAGTGCCTTTGCGCAAACCCTACGCAGATACACATCTTTGAACCACCTGGCTCAAGCGGCACGCGCCGTGTTGCAAAACACGTCGCAGATCAACCAGATGCTAAGCGACCTCAACCGGGTCGACTTTGCCAACGTACAG GAGCAAGCCTCGTGGGTGTGCCAGTGCGAGGAGGGCATGGTGCAGCACTTGGAGCAGGACTTCAAGGCTACCCTACAGCAGCAAAGCTCCCTGGAGCAGTGGGCGGCCTGGCTGGACAACGTGGTCACGCAAGTACTGAAGCCCTACGAGCAGCGGCCCAGTTTCCCCAAGGCGGCCCGGCAGTTCCTACTCAAGTGGTCCTTCTACAG TTCGATGGTCATTCGGGACCTGACCCTGCGCAGTGCCGCAAGCTTTGGTTCTTTCCACCTGATCCGCCTGCTCTACGACGAGTACATGTTCTACCTGGTGGAGCATCGAGTGGCCCAAGCTACCGGAGAGACTCCCATCGGAGTCATGGGCGAG tttGACAGCCTGAACAGCCTGTCGCTTACAAACGTCGATAAAG ATGAAACGAGCGGCATGGACAGCGATTTAGACGAGGAGCCCGAGGAATCCGGGGAACCTCTGGCCAAACGCGAAAAGTCGGAGCACGAGGTGATCCAGGTGATCCAGGTGGGCGCCCTGGAGGACGGATCCCATCCGGTAGTTGGCGTGGTCCAGCCCAACAtcctccactccctccctcagTCTCCGCGGGACCACAGCGAGCACATTCTGACCCCCTCGGCCGGCACCCCCACCATCCGCCACTGCAGCGCTACGGGCAACACCTACGCCTCGGTTTGA
- the rfx3 gene encoding transcription factor RFX3 isoform X2 yields the protein MQTPEAGADSTSTVPIQTSVPVQPAGSTQQLPVQQQTQTVQQVQHVYPAQVQYVEENSGVYTNGNIRTYSYSEPQLYSQNSGGSYFDTQGSSSQVSTVVTAHGMANNSGGGGNGGMSMGLAGAQVIGSGSGAYLMDNAAAHPAAQTARASPATIEMAIETLQKSEGLSSQRSSLLNSHLQWLLDNYETAEGVSLPRSTLYNHYLRHCQEQKLDPVNAASFGKLIRSIFMGLRTRRLGTRGNSKYHYYGIRVKPDSPLNRLQEDMQYMALRQQPVQQKQRFKPVPKFDTSPTENYSSGGQNQPGAAEQTVIAQSQHHQQFLDASRALPDFAELDLGQSNPENISTEDVKALQSLYREHCEAILDVVINLQFSLIEKLWQTFWRYTPPDTVEGATITENSSVSEIEARLPQPRLMALCRHEAVLKWMSTCDHLMYQALVEILIPDVLRPIPSALTQAIRNFAKSLESWLNNAMNAIPQRMIQTKVAAVSAFAQTLRRYTSLNHLAQAARAVLQNTSQINQMLSDLNRVDFANVQEQASWVCQCEEGMVQHLEQDFKATLQQQSSLEQWAAWLDNVVTQVLKPYEQRPSFPKAARQFLLKWSFYSSMVIRDLTLRSAASFGSFHLIRLLYDEYMFYLVEHRVAQATGETPIGVMGEFDSLNSLSLTNVDKDETSGMDSDLDEEPEESGEPLAKREKSEHEVIQVIQVGALEDGSHPVVGVVQPNILHSLPQSPRDHSEHILTPSAGTPTIRHCSATGNTYASV from the exons ATGCAGACCCCCGAAGCAGGCGCTGACTCCACCTCCACCGTCCCTATTCAGACCAGCGTGCCTGTCCAGCCGGCCGGTTCAACCCAGCAGCTGCCTGTCCAGCAACAG ACGCAGACAGTTCAACAGGTCCAGCATGTTTACCCAGCGCAGGTGCAGTACGTGGAAGAAAACAGCGGCGTCTACACCAACGGCAACAT AAGAACCTACTCGTACTCGGAGCCGCAGCTATACAGCCAGAACAGCGGCGGGAGCTACTTTGACACGCAAGGGAGCTCGTCCCAAGTGTCCACGGTGGTCACCGCCCACGGGATGGCCAATAACAGCGGCGGCGGGGGGAACGGAGGCATGAGCATGGGCCTGGCGGGGGCTCAGGTAATCGGTAGCGGTTCCGGGGCCTACCTCATGGACAACGCCGCCGCCCACCCTGCTGCCCAGACTGCACGAGCCTCCCCGGCGACT ATTGAAATGGCGATTGAGACGCTCCAAAAATCGGAGGGTTTATCCAGTCAGAGAAGCTCGCTGCTCAACAGCCAT CTGCAGTGGCTGCTGGACAACTACGAAACAGCAGAAGGTGTGAGTCTCCCGCGATCCACCCTCTACAATCACTACCTGCGCCACTGCCAGGAGCAGAAACTGGACCCGGTCAACGCAGCGTCCTTCGGCAAACTCATTCGCTCCATCTTCATGGGACTCCGCACGAGGCGCCTCGGGACGAG GGGGAACTCCAAATACCATTACTATGGTATCCGCGTCAAGCCCGACTCCCCGCTCAACAGACTCCAGGAGGACATGCAGTATATGGCTCTCAGGCAGCAACCCGTTCAGCAGAAACAGAG GTTCAAACCAGTGCCCAAGTTTGACACCAGCCCCACAGAGAACTACTCCAGCGGGGGTCAAAACCAGCCAGGGGCAGCAGAGCAGACAGTCATCGCACAGAGTCAGCACCACCAGCAGTTTTTGG ATGCATCGCGGGCACTCCCCGACTTTGCGGAGTTGGACCTGGGGCAGAGCAATCCGGAGAACATCAGCACTGAGGACGTCAAGGCTCTCCAATCACTTTACAGGGAGCACTGTGAG GCTATCCTGGACGTGGTCATCAACCTGCAGTTTAGTCTCATTGAAAAGCTTTGGCAAACGTTTTGGCGTTACACTCCGCCCGACACCGTAGAGGGCGCCACTATAACGGAAAACAG CAGCGTAAGTGAGATTGAAGCCCGACTCCCGCAGCCGCGGCTGATGGCGCTGTGCAGACACGAAGCCGTGCTCAAGTGGATGAGCACCTGCGACCATCTGATGTACCAGGCCCTTGTGGAGATCCTCATCCCCGATGTCCTGAGACCCATTCCCA GTGCCTTGACTCAAGCCATTCGTAATTTTGCCAAAAGCCTGGAAAGCTGGCTCAATAATGCCATGAATGCGATTCCGCAGAGGATGATCCAGACCAAG gttGCCGCTGTTAGTGCCTTTGCGCAAACCCTACGCAGATACACATCTTTGAACCACCTGGCTCAAGCGGCACGCGCCGTGTTGCAAAACACGTCGCAGATCAACCAGATGCTAAGCGACCTCAACCGGGTCGACTTTGCCAACGTACAG GAGCAAGCCTCGTGGGTGTGCCAGTGCGAGGAGGGCATGGTGCAGCACTTGGAGCAGGACTTCAAGGCTACCCTACAGCAGCAAAGCTCCCTGGAGCAGTGGGCGGCCTGGCTGGACAACGTGGTCACGCAAGTACTGAAGCCCTACGAGCAGCGGCCCAGTTTCCCCAAGGCGGCCCGGCAGTTCCTACTCAAGTGGTCCTTCTACAG TTCGATGGTCATTCGGGACCTGACCCTGCGCAGTGCCGCAAGCTTTGGTTCTTTCCACCTGATCCGCCTGCTCTACGACGAGTACATGTTCTACCTGGTGGAGCATCGAGTGGCCCAAGCTACCGGAGAGACTCCCATCGGAGTCATGGGCGAG tttGACAGCCTGAACAGCCTGTCGCTTACAAACGTCGATAAAG ATGAAACGAGCGGCATGGACAGCGATTTAGACGAGGAGCCCGAGGAATCCGGGGAACCTCTGGCCAAACGCGAAAAGTCGGAGCACGAGGTGATCCAGGTGATCCAGGTGGGCGCCCTGGAGGACGGATCCCATCCGGTAGTTGGCGTGGTCCAGCCCAACAtcctccactccctccctcagTCTCCGCGGGACCACAGCGAGCACATTCTGACCCCCTCGGCCGGCACCCCCACCATCCGCCACTGCAGCGCTACGGGCAACACCTACGCCTCGGTTTGA